The following coding sequences are from one Pseudomonas oryzae window:
- the crp gene encoding cAMP-activated global transcriptional regulator CRP, whose translation MVAISLTPKIKNLDKLLAHCHRRRYTAKSTIIYAGDRCETLFFIIKGSVTILIEDDDGREMIIAYLNQGDFFGEMGLFDLEGREHERSAWVRAKTECEVAEISYAKFRELTQQDPEILYTLGSQMAERLRKTTRKVGDLAFLDVTGRVARTLLELCKQPDAMTHPDGMQIKITRQEIGRIVGCSREMVGRVLKSLEEQGLVHVKGKTMVVFGTR comes from the coding sequence ATGGTTGCTATTAGCCTCACACCAAAGATCAAGAACCTCGACAAGCTGCTGGCACACTGTCATCGCCGTCGCTACACCGCCAAGAGCACCATCATCTACGCGGGCGATCGCTGCGAAACCCTGTTCTTCATCATCAAGGGCTCGGTGACCATCCTCATCGAGGACGACGACGGCCGCGAGATGATCATCGCCTACCTCAATCAAGGCGATTTCTTCGGCGAAATGGGCCTGTTCGACCTCGAGGGCCGCGAGCACGAGCGCAGCGCCTGGGTACGCGCCAAGACCGAGTGCGAGGTGGCGGAGATCAGCTACGCCAAGTTCCGCGAGCTGACCCAGCAGGACCCGGAGATCCTCTACACCCTCGGCAGCCAGATGGCCGAACGCCTGCGCAAGACCACCCGCAAGGTCGGCGACCTGGCCTTCCTCGACGTCACCGGTCGGGTGGCCCGCACCCTGCTCGAGCTGTGCAAGCAGCCCGACGCCATGACCCATCCCGACGGCATGCAGATCAAGATCACCCGCCAGGAAATCGGCCGCATCGTCGGCTGCTCGCGGGAGATGGTCGGCCGCGTGCTCAAGTCCCTCGAGGAGCAGGGCCTGGTGCACGTGAAGGGCAAGACCATGGTGGTGTTCGGCACGCGCTGA
- the trpC gene encoding indole-3-glycerol phosphate synthase TrpC: MSVPTVLERIVARKVEEVAAARAQVSLAEQEARARATDAPRGFARALLQQAAQRRPAVIAEVKKASPSKGVIRADFDPAQIAASYQAGGATCLSVLTDVDFFQGANAYLQQARAACALPVIRKDFLIDPYQVVEARAIGADCVLLIAACLDDVQLVELAQVAREQGLDVLVEVHDGAELERALERLDTPLLGINNRNLHSFEVSLQTTLDLLPRIPADRLVVTESGILARADVELMERHDVWTFLVGEAFMRAPEPGEELRRLFFPG, translated from the coding sequence ATGAGCGTGCCGACCGTGCTGGAAAGGATCGTCGCCCGCAAGGTCGAGGAAGTCGCCGCTGCCCGCGCCCAGGTCAGCCTGGCCGAGCAGGAGGCGCGTGCGCGCGCCACCGACGCGCCGCGCGGCTTCGCCCGCGCCCTGCTGCAGCAGGCGGCGCAGCGCCGGCCGGCGGTGATCGCCGAGGTGAAGAAGGCCTCGCCGAGCAAGGGGGTGATACGCGCCGACTTCGATCCGGCGCAGATCGCCGCCAGCTACCAGGCCGGCGGCGCCACCTGCCTGTCGGTGCTCACCGACGTCGACTTCTTCCAGGGCGCCAACGCCTATCTGCAGCAGGCGCGTGCCGCCTGTGCGCTGCCGGTGATCCGCAAGGACTTCCTGATCGATCCCTACCAGGTGGTCGAGGCGCGCGCCATCGGCGCCGACTGCGTGCTGCTGATCGCCGCCTGCCTGGACGACGTCCAGCTGGTCGAGCTGGCCCAGGTGGCCAGGGAGCAGGGCCTCGACGTGCTGGTCGAGGTACACGACGGCGCGGAGCTGGAGCGCGCCCTCGAGCGCCTGGACACGCCGCTGCTCGGCATCAACAACCGCAACCTGCACAGCTTCGAGGTGTCGCTGCAGACCACCCTCGACCTGCTGCCGCGCATTCCGGCCGATCGCCTGGTGGTCACCGAGAGCGGCATCCTCGCCCGCGCCGACGTCGAGCTGATGGAGCGCCACGACGTGTGGACCTTCCTGGTCGGCGAGGCGTTCATGCGCGCGCCCGAGCCGGGCGAGGAGCTGCGCCGGCTGTTCTTCCCGGGCTGA
- the coq7 gene encoding 2-polyprenyl-3-methyl-6-methoxy-1,4-benzoquinone monooxygenase — protein sequence MTSQRHYSPADRLLQQADAALRTLLPFSGQPGRPSPARDKDEVALAEAEARHVCGLMRINHTGEVCAQALYQGQALTAKLPQVRQAMEQAADEEIDHLAWCEQRIRELGGRPSLLNPLFYGLSFGIGAAAGLVSDRVSLGFVAATEDQVVKHLDEHLAQLPAGDQRSQAILEQMREDELQHATTALDAGGLRFPAPVKAGMTLLSKVMTKATYRI from the coding sequence ATGACCAGCCAACGCCACTACTCCCCGGCCGATCGCCTGCTGCAGCAGGCCGACGCCGCCCTGCGCACCCTGCTGCCGTTCAGCGGCCAGCCGGGCCGCCCCTCGCCCGCCCGGGACAAGGACGAGGTCGCCCTCGCCGAGGCCGAAGCCCGCCACGTCTGCGGCCTGATGCGCATCAACCACACCGGCGAAGTCTGCGCCCAGGCGCTGTACCAGGGGCAGGCGCTGACCGCCAAGCTGCCGCAGGTGCGCCAGGCCATGGAGCAGGCCGCCGACGAGGAGATCGACCACCTGGCCTGGTGCGAGCAGCGCATCCGCGAGCTGGGTGGCCGGCCCAGCCTGCTCAACCCGCTGTTCTACGGCCTGTCGTTCGGCATCGGCGCCGCCGCCGGACTGGTCAGCGACCGGGTCAGCCTGGGCTTCGTCGCCGCCACCGAGGATCAGGTGGTCAAGCACCTCGACGAACACCTGGCCCAACTGCCGGCCGGCGATCAGCGCTCGCAGGCGATCCTCGAGCAGATGCGCGAGGACGAGCTGCAGCACGCCACCACCGCGCTGGACGCCGGCGGTCTGCGCTTCCCGGCCCCGGTCAAGGCCGGCATGACCCTGTTGTCCAAGGTGATGACCAAGGCCACCTACCGCATCTGA
- a CDS encoding SDR family NAD(P)-dependent oxidoreductase — MPQYALITGASSGIGLALAEALARRGRALILVARERPALESIACELSQRFGVEVMFRVCDLTEPLQLSGLLYEMEQCDYQVDLLVNNAGAACAGGFLDNDWHAERKLLELNVFALTRLCHALGNAMARRGGGQILNVASLAAFQAGPWLSSYYASKAFVLHFSEGLREELREQNVQVSVLCPGPVRTPFWRNAGLDLRPLKDSPWLMNAEQLAQLALQGLDRQRSLIVPGWRNRLLARAAQLLPRALARRVAARLNRHLLPG, encoded by the coding sequence ATGCCCCAATACGCCCTGATCACCGGCGCCTCCAGCGGTATCGGCCTGGCCCTGGCCGAAGCCCTGGCCAGGCGCGGCCGCGCCCTGATCCTGGTCGCCCGCGAACGCCCGGCGCTGGAAAGCATCGCCTGCGAGTTGAGCCAGCGCTTCGGCGTCGAGGTGATGTTCCGCGTCTGCGACCTGACCGAGCCCCTGCAACTGTCCGGACTGCTCTACGAGATGGAGCAGTGCGACTACCAGGTCGACCTGCTGGTCAACAACGCCGGCGCCGCCTGTGCCGGCGGTTTTCTCGACAACGACTGGCACGCCGAGCGCAAGCTGCTCGAGCTCAACGTGTTCGCCCTGACGCGCCTGTGCCACGCCCTCGGCAACGCCATGGCGCGCCGCGGCGGCGGGCAGATCCTCAACGTCGCCTCGCTGGCCGCCTTCCAGGCCGGCCCCTGGCTGAGCAGCTACTACGCCAGCAAGGCCTTCGTCCTGCACTTCTCCGAGGGACTGCGCGAGGAGCTGCGCGAGCAGAACGTACAGGTCTCGGTGCTCTGCCCCGGCCCGGTGCGCACGCCGTTCTGGCGCAATGCCGGCCTCGACCTGCGCCCGCTGAAGGACAGCCCCTGGCTGATGAACGCCGAGCAGCTCGCCCAACTGGCCCTGCAGGGCCTCGACCGCCAGCGCAGCCTGATCGTCCCCGGCTGGCGCAACCGCCTGCTGGCCCGCGCCGCCCAGCTGTTGCCGCGCGCGCTGGCGCGCCGCGTCGCCGCACGCCTCAACCGCCACCTGCTGCCGGGCTGA
- the trpD gene encoding anthranilate phosphoribosyltransferase has translation MDIKEALNRVVNQLDLSTAEMQDVMRLIMTGQCSDAQIGAFLMGLRMKSETIDEIVGAVQVMRELAAPVSIDAERLVDTCGTGGDGMNIFNVSSAAAFVVAAAGGKVAKHGNRAVSGKSGSADLLEAAGIYLDLKPEQVARCIETVGVGFMFAPAHHGAMRHAAAARRELGLRTIFNMLGPLANPAGVRHQVLGVFTQALCRPLAEVLQRLGSQHVLVVHAQDGLDEISLAAPTHVAELRDGVISEYRIQPEDFGIRSQSLIGLNVEGAAQSLELIRDALGRRRSEAGQKAADMIILNAGAALYAADHATSLKEGVQLAHDALHTGLAREKMDELASFTNVFKVESEA, from the coding sequence ATGGACATCAAGGAAGCCCTCAACCGGGTGGTCAACCAGCTGGATCTGTCCACCGCCGAGATGCAGGACGTGATGCGTCTGATCATGACCGGTCAGTGCAGCGACGCGCAGATCGGCGCCTTCCTCATGGGCCTGCGCATGAAGAGCGAGACCATCGACGAGATCGTCGGCGCCGTGCAGGTGATGCGCGAGCTGGCCGCTCCGGTGAGCATCGACGCCGAGCGGCTGGTCGACACCTGCGGCACCGGCGGCGACGGCATGAACATCTTCAACGTCTCCTCGGCGGCCGCCTTCGTGGTCGCCGCCGCCGGTGGCAAGGTGGCCAAGCACGGCAACCGCGCGGTGTCCGGCAAGAGCGGCAGCGCCGATCTGCTGGAGGCGGCGGGCATCTACCTGGATCTCAAGCCCGAGCAGGTGGCGCGTTGCATCGAAACGGTCGGCGTGGGCTTCATGTTCGCCCCGGCTCACCACGGCGCCATGCGCCATGCCGCGGCAGCGCGCCGCGAGCTGGGCCTGCGCACCATCTTCAACATGCTCGGCCCGCTGGCCAACCCGGCCGGCGTGCGTCACCAGGTGCTCGGCGTGTTCACCCAGGCGCTGTGCCGGCCGCTGGCCGAGGTGCTGCAGCGCCTGGGCAGCCAGCACGTGCTGGTGGTGCACGCCCAGGACGGCCTCGACGAGATCAGCCTGGCCGCGCCGACCCACGTCGCCGAACTCAGGGACGGCGTGATCAGCGAATACCGCATCCAGCCCGAGGACTTCGGCATCCGCAGCCAGAGCCTGATCGGCCTCAATGTCGAGGGCGCTGCGCAGTCGCTGGAGCTGATCCGCGATGCGCTCGGCCGGCGTCGCAGCGAGGCGGGCCAGAAGGCCGCCGACATGATCATCCTCAACGCCGGCGCCGCGCTGTACGCCGCCGACCACGCCACCAGCCTCAAGGAAGGCGTGCAGCTGGCCCACGACGCCCTGCACACCGGCCTGGCCCGCGAGAAGATGGACGAGCTGGCGTCCTTCACCAACGTGTTCAAAGTGGAGAGCGAGGCATGA
- the speD gene encoding adenosylmethionine decarboxylase, translated as MKSKLKLHGFNNLTKTLSFNIYDICYAETPEDQQAYVQYIDEVYDAERLTQILTDVVEIIGANILNIARQDYDPQGASVTILISEQPVEPTDSQIEESPGPLKETILAHLDKSHITVHTYPEIHPVEGIATFRVDIDVSTCGVISPLKALNYLIHSFDSDIVTVDYRVRGFTRDVEGKKHFIDHEINSIQKYLSDDTKEAYQMTDVNVYQENLFHTKMLLKDFDLDNYLFGDATNNLSAEQRAQVEERVRHEMLEIFYGRNMPH; from the coding sequence GTGAAAAGCAAACTCAAGCTCCATGGGTTCAACAACCTGACCAAGACCTTGAGCTTCAACATCTATGACATCTGCTACGCCGAGACGCCGGAAGACCAGCAGGCCTACGTCCAGTACATCGACGAGGTCTACGACGCCGAGCGGCTGACGCAGATCCTCACCGATGTGGTCGAGATCATCGGCGCCAACATCCTCAACATCGCTCGCCAGGACTACGATCCGCAGGGCGCCAGCGTGACCATCCTGATCTCCGAGCAGCCGGTGGAGCCCACCGACAGCCAGATCGAGGAGTCGCCCGGTCCGCTCAAGGAAACCATCCTGGCGCACCTGGACAAGAGCCACATCACGGTGCACACCTATCCGGAGATCCATCCGGTGGAAGGCATCGCCACCTTCCGCGTCGACATCGACGTGTCGACCTGCGGGGTGATTTCGCCGCTGAAGGCGCTGAACTACCTGATCCACTCGTTCGACTCGGACATCGTCACCGTCGACTACCGCGTGCGCGGCTTCACCCGCGACGTGGAAGGCAAGAAACACTTCATCGACCACGAGATCAACTCGATCCAGAAGTACCTCTCCGACGACACCAAGGAGGCGTACCAGATGACCGACGTCAACGTGTACCAGGAGAACCTGTTCCACACCAAGATGCTGCTCAAGGACTTCGACCTGGACAACTACCTGTTCGGCGACGCCACCAACAACCTCTCCGCCGAGCAGCGCGCCCAAGTGGAGGAGCGCGTGCGTCACGAGATGCTTGAGATCTTCTACGGCCGCAACATGCCGCACTGA
- a CDS encoding histidine triad nucleotide-binding protein, protein MDCLFCKIVNGDIPARKLYEDDQVVAFHDIAPQAPVHFLVIPKKHIATLHDIGEEDKALLGHIAYTAQRLARELGCAEGFRVVMNCNEQGGQTVYHIHMHVLGQRQMHWPPG, encoded by the coding sequence GTGGACTGCCTGTTCTGCAAGATCGTCAATGGCGACATTCCGGCGCGCAAACTCTACGAAGACGACCAGGTGGTCGCCTTCCACGATATCGCTCCGCAGGCGCCGGTGCATTTTCTCGTGATTCCGAAAAAGCACATTGCCACCCTTCACGATATCGGCGAAGAGGACAAGGCGCTGCTCGGGCACATCGCCTACACCGCCCAGCGCCTGGCCCGCGAGCTGGGCTGCGCGGAAGGCTTCCGCGTGGTGATGAACTGCAACGAACAGGGCGGCCAGACCGTCTACCACATCCACATGCACGTGCTCGGCCAGCGCCAGATGCACTGGCCGCCGGGCTGA
- the argC gene encoding N-acetyl-gamma-glutamyl-phosphate reductase: MIKVGIVGGTGYTGVELLRLLAQHPQAQVEVITSRSEEGVRVADMYPNLRGHYDELRFSVPDVTRLGACDVVFFATPHGVAHALAGELLATGTRVIDLSADFRLQDAEEWSQWYGQPHGAPDLLPEAVYGLPEVNREAIKGARLIAVPGCYPTATQLGLIPLLEAGLADASSLIADCKSGVSGAGRGASVGSLLCEAGESMKAYSVKGHRHLPEIRQGLRRAAGGEVGLTFVPHLTPMIRGIHATLYARVADRSVDLQALFEQRYANEPFVDVMPAGSHPETRSVRGANVCRIAVHRPQGGDLVVVLSVIDNLVKGASGQAVQNMNILFGLDERMGLSHAALLP, from the coding sequence ATGATCAAGGTCGGCATTGTTGGGGGGACCGGGTATACCGGGGTTGAGTTGCTGCGTCTGCTGGCCCAGCATCCGCAAGCGCAGGTGGAGGTGATCACCTCGCGTTCGGAGGAGGGCGTGCGTGTCGCCGACATGTACCCCAACCTGCGCGGTCACTATGACGAGCTGCGCTTCAGCGTGCCGGACGTGACTCGTCTGGGCGCCTGCGACGTGGTGTTCTTCGCCACACCGCACGGCGTCGCTCACGCCTTGGCCGGCGAGCTGCTGGCCACCGGCACCCGGGTGATCGACCTGTCCGCCGACTTCCGTCTGCAGGACGCCGAGGAGTGGAGCCAGTGGTACGGCCAGCCGCACGGTGCGCCGGACCTGCTCCCGGAGGCCGTCTACGGCCTGCCCGAGGTCAATCGCGAGGCGATCAAGGGTGCGCGCCTGATCGCGGTGCCCGGCTGTTATCCGACCGCGACCCAGCTCGGCCTGATTCCGCTGCTGGAGGCCGGCCTGGCCGATGCGTCCAGCCTGATCGCCGACTGCAAGTCCGGCGTCAGTGGCGCCGGACGTGGCGCCAGCGTCGGTTCGCTGCTGTGCGAGGCCGGCGAGAGCATGAAGGCCTACTCGGTGAAGGGCCACCGCCATCTGCCGGAGATCCGCCAGGGGCTGCGTCGCGCCGCCGGCGGCGAGGTCGGCCTGACCTTCGTGCCGCACCTGACGCCGATGATCCGCGGTATCCACGCCACCCTGTATGCGCGCGTGGCCGACCGCAGCGTCGATCTGCAGGCGCTGTTCGAGCAGCGCTACGCCAACGAGCCGTTCGTCGACGTGATGCCGGCCGGCAGCCATCCGGAAACCCGCAGCGTGCGTGGCGCCAACGTCTGTCGCATCGCCGTGCACCGGCCGCAGGGCGGCGACCTTGTGGTGGTGCTGTCGGTGATCGACAACCTGGTCAAGGGCGCCTCCGGTCAGGCGGTGCAGAACATGAACATCCTGTTCGGGCTGGACGAGCGCATGGGCCTGTCCCACGCCGCCCTGCTGCCCTGA
- a CDS encoding AAA family ATPase encodes MKNDIHDLGLVLDSRVRLIVIESWDEPRVLETLSGLAIKRGLGLYLWSVTEGVQRLGFGGEPQGGDDSREPEVALRLVKADPQANLYVFCDLHPFLADSPRLVRLLKEVAMAQGSQRPTLVLVSHALKLPAELQRLTARFSLALPGEDELLAIVRDEAQRWSERNHGLRVRADNRTLQQLVKNLRGLAHAEARLLARNVICNDGAITQDDLPELNRARFQLLDMDGVLGFEYETARFADVGGLGNLKRWLGERREAFLAAEGADRPRGVLLVGVQGGGKSLAAKAVAGLWGLPLLRLDFACLYNKYFGETERNLREALKMAEQMAPCVLWMDEIEKGLASGDHDGGVSQRVLGTLLTWMAERKAPVFLVATANAIHRLPPELVRKGRFDELFFVDLPDVTVRAEIFRIHLARRELEPAQLDLAQLAAASAGFSGAEIEQAVVSALYAAQARQCAVDQALLLATLQQTAPLSVVMAEELAALRAWAAERTVRAD; translated from the coding sequence GTGAAGAACGATATCCACGATCTGGGCCTGGTGCTCGACTCGCGCGTGCGCCTGATCGTCATCGAGTCCTGGGACGAGCCGCGGGTGCTGGAGACCCTCAGCGGCCTGGCGATCAAGCGCGGCCTGGGTCTGTACCTGTGGTCGGTCACCGAGGGCGTGCAGCGTCTGGGCTTCGGTGGCGAGCCGCAGGGCGGGGACGACAGCCGCGAGCCGGAGGTGGCGCTGCGCCTGGTCAAGGCCGATCCGCAGGCCAACCTCTACGTGTTCTGCGACCTGCATCCGTTCCTTGCCGACAGTCCGCGCCTGGTGCGGCTGCTCAAGGAGGTGGCGATGGCCCAGGGCAGCCAGCGCCCGACCCTGGTGCTGGTGTCCCACGCGCTGAAACTGCCGGCCGAGCTGCAGCGCCTGACGGCGCGCTTCAGCCTGGCGCTGCCCGGCGAGGACGAGCTGCTGGCCATCGTCCGCGACGAGGCGCAGCGCTGGAGCGAGCGCAACCACGGCCTGCGGGTGCGCGCCGACAACCGCACCCTGCAGCAGCTGGTGAAGAACCTGCGCGGCCTGGCCCATGCCGAGGCGCGCCTGCTGGCGCGCAACGTGATCTGCAACGACGGCGCCATCACCCAGGACGACCTGCCCGAACTCAACCGCGCGCGCTTCCAACTGCTCGACATGGATGGCGTGCTCGGCTTCGAGTACGAGACTGCGCGCTTCGCCGATGTCGGCGGACTGGGCAATCTCAAGCGCTGGCTCGGCGAGCGGCGTGAGGCGTTCCTCGCCGCCGAGGGTGCCGACCGGCCGCGCGGCGTGCTGCTGGTCGGCGTGCAGGGCGGTGGCAAAAGCCTGGCGGCCAAGGCGGTGGCCGGCCTGTGGGGCCTGCCGTTGCTGCGTCTGGACTTCGCCTGCCTGTACAACAAGTACTTCGGCGAGACCGAGCGCAACCTGCGCGAGGCGCTGAAGATGGCCGAGCAGATGGCGCCCTGCGTGCTATGGATGGACGAGATCGAGAAGGGCCTGGCCAGCGGCGATCACGACGGCGGCGTCAGCCAGCGGGTGCTCGGCACGCTGCTGACCTGGATGGCCGAGCGCAAGGCGCCGGTATTCCTGGTCGCCACCGCCAACGCCATCCACCGCCTGCCGCCGGAGCTGGTGCGCAAGGGGCGCTTCGACGAGCTGTTCTTCGTCGACCTGCCGGACGTCACGGTGCGTGCGGAGATCTTCCGTATCCATCTGGCGCGCCGCGAACTGGAACCGGCACAGTTGGATCTGGCGCAGCTGGCGGCGGCCAGCGCCGGGTTTTCCGGGGCGGAGATCGAGCAGGCGGTGGTCAGTGCGCTGTACGCGGCGCAGGCGCGGCAGTGCGCGGTGGATCAGGCGCTGCTGCTCGCCACCCTGCAGCAGACCGCGCCGCTGTCGGTGGTGATGGCCGAGGAGCTGGCGGCGCTGCGTGCCTGGGCGGCCGAGCGCACGGTGCGTGCCGACTGA
- a CDS encoding OsmC family protein yields the protein MKARIQWAGEAMFLGESGSGHVVVMDGPPESGGRNLGVRPMEMLLLGLGGCSSFDVVHILKKARQPVEGCEAFLEAERADEDPKVFTRIHLRFVVKGRGLKEAQVKRAVELSAEKYCSASIMLARGGVEISHSYEIVELGA from the coding sequence ATGAAAGCACGTATCCAGTGGGCCGGCGAGGCCATGTTCCTTGGCGAGTCGGGCAGTGGCCACGTGGTGGTCATGGACGGCCCGCCGGAGAGCGGCGGCCGCAACCTCGGCGTGCGGCCGATGGAGATGCTCCTGCTCGGCCTCGGCGGCTGCAGCAGCTTCGACGTGGTGCACATCCTCAAGAAGGCCCGCCAGCCGGTCGAGGGGTGCGAGGCGTTCCTCGAGGCCGAGCGCGCCGACGAGGATCCCAAGGTGTTCACCCGCATCCACCTGCGCTTCGTGGTCAAGGGTCGCGGCCTCAAGGAGGCTCAGGTCAAGCGCGCGGTGGAGCTGTCGGCGGAGAAGTACTGCTCGGCGTCGATCATGCTGGCCCGCGGCGGCGTGGAGATCAGCCACAGCTACGAGATCGTCGAGCTGGGTGCCTGA
- the hemJ gene encoding protoporphyrinogen oxidase HemJ: MLYLWLKALHIIAIVCWFAGLFYLPRLFVYHAMSEDAPSRERFCVMERKLYRGIMTPASLAAVALGIWMLILNPALFASGGWMHAKLTLVALLIGYHHWCGALLKRFARGENRHGHVFYRWFNEVPVLFLLAIVILVVVKPF, encoded by the coding sequence ATGCTCTACCTGTGGCTCAAGGCCCTGCACATCATTGCCATCGTCTGCTGGTTCGCCGGCCTGTTCTACCTGCCGCGTCTGTTCGTCTACCACGCGATGAGCGAGGACGCACCCAGCCGCGAACGCTTCTGCGTGATGGAGCGCAAGCTGTACCGCGGCATCATGACCCCGGCGAGCCTCGCCGCAGTGGCCCTCGGCATCTGGATGCTGATCCTCAACCCCGCACTGTTCGCCAGCGGAGGCTGGATGCACGCCAAGCTGACCCTGGTCGCCCTGCTGATCGGCTACCACCACTGGTGCGGCGCCCTGCTCAAACGCTTCGCCCGCGGCGAGAACCGCCACGGCCACGTGTTCTACCGCTGGTTCAACGAGGTGCCGGTGCTGTTCCTGCTGGCCATCGTCATCCTGGTGGTGGTCAAGCCGTTCTGA
- a CDS encoding DUF6776 family protein, giving the protein MDLPGGVTLSRRGRRVVPVALLLALPVAYLAGYWHSEHRLAGVIDQARVQAEQLQLRSAELDRLRRQQAVMESGASLAQQAEEQNRQTIKLLEEQIFRLQQELATYQDVVAPAGKREGLQIRSLELQATEEPGRFRFRILLGRIGSDAQPLRGSLQVELRGRLKGRASVLALGELGNGSAGELPFAFRHFQAVPEGADLAELRLPDGFEPQEVRIRAAVEGQHQPLERQFRWAELQ; this is encoded by the coding sequence ATGGATCTGCCCGGCGGTGTCACGCTGTCGCGACGCGGGCGGCGGGTGGTGCCGGTCGCGCTGCTGCTGGCGCTGCCGGTGGCCTATCTGGCCGGTTACTGGCACAGCGAGCACCGCCTGGCGGGGGTGATCGATCAGGCCCGTGTCCAGGCCGAGCAGCTGCAATTGCGCAGCGCCGAGCTGGATCGCCTGCGCCGCCAGCAGGCGGTGATGGAGAGCGGGGCGAGCCTGGCGCAGCAGGCCGAGGAGCAGAACCGCCAGACGATCAAGCTGCTCGAGGAGCAGATTTTCCGCCTGCAGCAGGAGCTGGCTACCTACCAGGACGTGGTGGCACCGGCCGGCAAGCGCGAGGGGCTGCAGATCCGTTCGCTGGAGCTGCAGGCGACCGAGGAGCCCGGGCGTTTCCGTTTCCGGATCCTGCTGGGGCGTATCGGCTCGGATGCGCAGCCGCTGCGCGGGAGTCTGCAGGTCGAGCTGCGGGGGCGCCTCAAGGGCAGGGCTAGCGTGCTTGCCTTGGGCGAGCTGGGAAATGGTAGCGCAGGCGAGTTGCCGTTCGCTTTCCGTCACTTCCAGGCTGTCCCCGAGGGTGCGGATCTGGCCGAATTGCGCTTGCCGGACGGCTTCGAGCCCCAGGAGGTGCGGATTCGCGCTGCAGTCGAAGGGCAGCACCAGCCGCTGGAGCGCCAGTTTCGTTGGGCAGAGCTGCAGTAA
- a CDS encoding aminodeoxychorismate/anthranilate synthase component II: protein MLLMIDNYDSFTYNLVQYFGELGAEVKVVRNDELSVDEIRALNPERIVVSPGPCTPNEAGVSLAVIREFAGKLPLLGVCLGHQSIGQAFGGEVVRARVAMHGKTSPVFHQDGGVFAGLANPLTVTRYHSLVVRRESLPECLEITAWTQLEDGSVDEIMGLRHKTLNVEGVQFHPESILTQQGHELLANFLKQSGGVR, encoded by the coding sequence ATGCTGCTGATGATCGACAACTACGACTCCTTCACCTACAACCTGGTGCAGTACTTCGGCGAGCTGGGTGCCGAGGTCAAGGTGGTGCGCAACGACGAACTGAGCGTGGACGAGATCCGCGCGCTGAATCCCGAGCGCATCGTGGTCTCGCCCGGCCCCTGCACGCCCAACGAGGCCGGCGTGTCGCTGGCGGTGATCCGCGAGTTCGCCGGCAAGCTGCCGCTGCTCGGCGTCTGCCTCGGCCACCAGAGCATCGGCCAGGCGTTCGGCGGCGAGGTGGTGCGCGCACGGGTGGCCATGCACGGCAAGACCAGCCCGGTGTTCCACCAGGACGGCGGCGTGTTCGCCGGCCTGGCCAATCCGCTCACCGTGACCCGCTACCATTCGCTGGTGGTGCGCCGCGAGAGCCTGCCGGAATGCCTGGAGATCACCGCCTGGACCCAGCTCGAGGACGGCAGCGTCGACGAGATCATGGGCCTGCGCCACAAGACCCTCAACGTCGAGGGCGTGCAGTTCCACCCCGAATCCATCCTCACCCAGCAGGGCCACGAGCTGCTGGCCAATTTCCTCAAGCAGAGCGGAGGCGTGCGCTGA
- the erpA gene encoding iron-sulfur cluster insertion protein ErpA: MSIETFTPTPLLFTEGAANKVKSLIEEEGNPRLKLRVFVTGGGCSGFQYGFTFDEEQDEEDTVVERDGVSLVVDPMSFQYLAGAEVDYQEGLEGSRFVIKNPNAATTCGCGQSFSI; encoded by the coding sequence ATGAGCATTGAAACCTTCACCCCCACCCCTCTGCTGTTCACCGAGGGAGCGGCCAACAAGGTGAAGAGCCTGATCGAGGAAGAGGGTAATCCGCGCCTGAAGCTGCGCGTCTTCGTTACCGGTGGCGGCTGCTCGGGCTTCCAGTACGGCTTCACCTTCGATGAAGAGCAGGACGAAGAGGACACCGTGGTCGAGCGTGACGGCGTGAGCCTGGTCGTCGACCCGATGAGCTTCCAGTATCTGGCCGGAGCCGAGGTCGATTACCAGGAGGGGCTGGAAGGCTCGCGCTTCGTGATCAAGAATCCCAATGCCGCCACTACCTGTGGCTGCGGGCAGTCATTCTCGATCTGA